A stretch of the Lolium perenne isolate Kyuss_39 chromosome 3, Kyuss_2.0, whole genome shotgun sequence genome encodes the following:
- the LOC127340743 gene encoding uncharacterized protein isoform X3, which yields MALVPDCPPDLRIYKPIFDCGLGLRQEQSEHRSRLLRKIQDSYRKALERLNPRARPGMAARFLDGGGFCLGLLDPVSNIVANTLVSYGRAVPAAAGECDLVYVPEEKLRDLERRSLGGMVTFLTRFFPYLPDCHAVRFLLLADADLMVAFRIVALDLGMSRIGSDKPAFDDALGMAFKCAAMAAKHPNPDQLSCDWLAISSRLHDTARLLDEVRRRSPSSSLDKLAKLLDGSPLPLHSSMWAPFVAVADSRCPRSMPYLHSSALKGTLQDAIHGFYLNAMARLPAGELRSRFHRSLLIAGHCYGPLDPVSNIIINTIWYDAAFPPTVKLEVDVIGTMILHRMETRSTFGLLSFLSTRYHHIDFNRAIGCLLQADGDLLLADRRLDAEATADLEKAFFAAATAAHHPNPDAQAKVLHSCPSQQISMLLKGSGQLSSEDVQCLARLLCPEAACSEQPLRPFAHPWHLSSHTRISEKINAALSAYAAMQSAEPTYELHTICGVNKYVSGPVGTVGKCYRTHVNFLATPKGTQFPTGTTPLLFFAEFCNDDEKDRAGTLPFVCRVSVPLPCTGSCLFQRINHGFIIKCGIFRLTTKCYCKFQFTFGSLA from the exons ATGGCGCTGGTGCCCGACTGCCCCCCGGATCTCCGGATCTACAAACCGATTTTCGATTGCGGGTTAGGTTTGCGCCAAGAGCAGTCTGAGCATAGATCGCGGCTGCTGCGCAAGATCCAAGACTCCTACCGCAAGGCGCTGGAGCGGCTGAACCCCAGGGCGAGGCCCGGCATGGCTGCGCGCTTCCTCGACGGCGGGGGATTCTGCCTGGGCCTCCTCGACCCGGTCTCCAACATCGTCGCCAACACGCTCGTCTCCTACGGGCGCGCGGTACCGGCCGCCGCCGGCGAGTGCGACCTCGTGTACGTCCCCGAGGAAAAGCTCAGGGACCTGGAGCGCCGGTCGCTGGGCGGCATGGTCACCTTCCTCACCCGCTTCTTCCCTTACCTCCCCGACTGCCACGCGGTTCGCTTCCTGCTGCTCGCCGACGCCGATCTCATGGTCGCCTTCCGCATCGTCGCGTTGGACCTCGGCATGAGCCGAATCGGGTCCGACAAGCCCGCCTTCGACGACGCCCTCGGCATGGCCTTCAAgtgcgccgccatggccgccaagCACCCAAACCCTGACCAGCTCTCGTGCGACTGGCTCGCCATCTCCAGCCGCCTCCACGACACCGCGCGCCTCCTCGACGAGGTGCGCCGGCGCTCCCCCTCATCCAGCCTCGACAAGCTCGCCAAGCTGCTCGACGGATCGCCGCTGCCACTCCACTCATCCATGTGGGCTCCGTTTGTAGCCGTCGCAGATTCTCGTTGTCCCCGCAGCATGCCGTACCTGCACAGCAGCGCTCTCAAGGGAACACTCCAGGACGCCATCCACGGCTTTTACCTCAATGCCATGGCCCGGCTGCCGGCCGGCGAGCTGCGCTCCCGCTTCCACCGCAGCCTGCTCATTGCCGGCCACTGCTACGGCCCGCTCGATCCTGTCTCCAACATCATCATCAACACCATCTGGTACGACGCAGCCTTCCCACCTACCGTAAAGCTCGAGGTGGATGTGATCGGCACAATGATTCTCCACCGGATGGAAACCCGCTCCACGTTCGGCCTCCTATCCTTCCTCTCAACACGTTACCACCATATCGATTTCAATCGAGCTATTGGCTGCCTGCTCCAGGCAGATGGCGACCTCCTCCTAGCTGATCGTCGCCTTGATGCTGAGGCGACTGCTGACTTGGAGAAGGCCTTTTTCGCTGCCGCTACGGCTGCCCATCACCCCAACCCTGATGCTCAAGCAAAGGTTTTGCATTCCTGTCCATCTCAGCAGATATCAATGCTACTGAAGGGCAGTGGCCAACTCTCTTCTGAAGATGTTCAGTGCCTTGCCAGGTTGTTGTGTCCTGAGGCCGCCTGCAGTGAGCAGCCACTTCGCCCGTTCGCTCATCCATGGCACCTGAGTTCACATACAAGAATTTCCGAAAAGATCAATGCTGCCCTGAGTGCGTATGCTGCAATGCAGAGTGCG GAACCCACGTATGAGCTTCATACTATCTGTGGCGTGAACAAATACGTGTCAGGCCCAGTTGGCACTGTTGGTAAGTGCTACCGCACTCATGTCAATTTCCTGGCAACACCCAAAGGCACTCAGTTTCCTACCGGGACAACTCCGCTGCTATTCTTCGCTGAGTTTTGCAACGATGATGAGAAAGACAGAGCTGGAACACTACCCTTTGTCTGCCGTGTGTCAGTGCCGCTACCATGCACAG